ggtaattttgctaataagtgtccaaatcgtagaaaatacactgggaacaaaggtctttttacaactcttgatgaaatgtatgatcactatgattcaaatgaagatgaaaaatcaagtgttgcacttcttggtgaaaatattgaatttgataattgtagcaatacgtacatcaatcttgatatttttctcagggaagttaaagatatttaatcatgagcaaacatccaaatatgggaaggatattgctttcaaagcataaaagaaaactaaattgcttgacaaagtaaaagtgttggcaactctgttaTTGATcttattgagactgattcatcagatgaagatattgataACTCGGtctcactgatcacaagacagtttagggaacttcttttgaagagaagtaaacagtttattagagataaacccaggtcatcagttaaacctgaCGACCGTACCCCTCCTAAAAACCGAGACACCGTCGATACTGATgaagaggatatgccacaatgcttcaagtgtaaaggttttggtaattttgctaataagtgtccaaatcgtagaaaatacactgggaacaaaggtcttgttacaactcttgatgaaatgtatgatcactatgattcaaatgaagatgaaaaatcaagtgtttcacttcttggtgaaaatattgaatttgataattgtagcaatacgtacatcaatcttgatattcttcccagagaaacttcttcaaccactttggaggataaaatggatttttccatgtctactgaaaattctatctcacatgtttcatGGTATAACTTTAAACAAGCTTACAATTGCGCTAACTGCAAGTATACAGTGTCGAGTCTGTAAAACAGGGTAAGCACGAGTAGATCCTCAGGGAAAAGGTGGGTGTAAGTTGAAGCTATGGTCTTATTATACTGATTCAAATTGAGGGTGACAACAAGGGTTTTTGTTTGGTGTTGATACGACAATATTTTggtaattaacaagtaataaatCAAATTGTAAAAAGAGAAGTAAAAACAAGTTGTAAACAAAGGTTAGAGAGCACTAGGGATTTGATTCCACCTCCtaatcctatgctaaggcaatacttattcaaattatgttcttgttccttttcaAGGAAGATTACAAAGGAAGATTTATCAACTATTCTCATTAACTCACctctagtataagctgtcttcttacagtacaacttaTCACAGGCTCATTCGATCAAAAAGCTAACTAACCCTTCCTACATCAATTAAGCACATATCTTCTTCCATAGAGGTCTCTAATGAATGACTTATCAACCAATCTCCCTAACTCagccctagtataagctgtcttcttacagtacaacttaTCACAGGCTCATTCGATCAAAAAGCTAACTAACCCTTCCTACATCAATTAAGCACATATCTTCTTCCATAGAGGTCTCTAATGAATGACTTATCAACTAATCtgcctaactcacccctagtataagctgtcttcttacagtacaacttatcacaggttcatttggtCTATTAGCTAACCATCAATCCTAAATAaatttaagcacaacaagaacaacaacatgaaaactGACTATCTTAGCATACAATCAAGGGCTTCATGTAAACCCTAACAGATAaatttagaacatgatgaagatgattagaACACAAATGTATTAAGATAACTAACTGATCCAGATGAGATTGGATGATTTGTTACACAACAGTTGCCCTATTTATAcctcaatttcttctcaaaaataCTAGAAATGATAAATTAGAGAACAACCACTCACTTAAATTGTGTTTTCCGACAAACCCCTTCTGCAATTTCTTCTCTGCCACTTGAtttgatgttttcttttagttATTGAGGCTAACCCTAGCCTTATCTCTCTCAACCCTAGCTTCTAAAATTACTGATGTGGAGAAGAAGCTATGATGGAGATAGATAGAGGCTAGGAGTTTGATTGATTGCAAATGATGGATGATAGGTTGGTCGTGCTCAGAGTTGGTCGGAGATGGAGGTCATTGATGGAGAGAAATAGGTGAAGGTTTTGCAGAGTCTGGAGATAAGAAGAACAAGGTACAAAGGGACTATTTGGATCTTGTTCGAATAAGAGGTGAATAGCAGGTGCTCTGGTGTTGGGTGAATACATCAGATGTTGATGAAACACGTTTGGATGCCCTTGGTTGCTAATGACATCAAATCTGACGGATCATAATGAAGACGGGTTTGGATCTTGGATTTCATACTTTTAAGCCCATGTCTTCTTCAAGGATAAAAATCTCAAGCCCGCTTCTAGTTTTGAGACGTGAAAGcaacattcttcacttgcggaTAAGGTGCAAAAGACAGTCTTCACTGCCTCCCAGCTGGAGCTTTGTTGTCTCTCTTCCGTTGTCACTAATTCTCCGCTTATTTTGGCTCCTTAATTCttccaatctttatttagtacctaaaaacacaaaattaattagtacaagtatttattcttgaaaacaatgaaaatacagaatttgggataatatatgattttaaagcgcaaaagatgagttaaatgccaataaaaaggtgtagaaatatgcaatatttggcactcatcaaataccccgaaacttgaattttacttttcctcaagtgaaacaaaaattaagaaatcctAAGTATACCAGTGTCGTTGGTctatcgaatgcatttagcgtatgcactaagcctttaaacccctaggtgtccccagtggacgagttgtagtctcgtgagggtttaccagaggtgtacccacaaaaccttctccaacttcagagTGTAATGGAGTCCCAAGCATCCAAGGAGCTATGAgtacatagagtttctgcatgctagtaacacGAAGTTAGAAATACGAAATaacgcattctcatccttaagagttgagcgagaagtaaccacaccatatgaaagaatttgggttcgagagtgatcacaagcctcgacttctgcctttttttttttgctgaatcacccTTTTTTTCATTTATTGACAGACTCAAAGAATACAAAAGTTACTATAAAACAATAAACAAagtagaaaaattacaaaaaataaggaaTCTTAAGAATCAATTTTAAAGTGACtaagaatttggttttcatagTCATTGTTCCACCTGACCCCTTTTATTCTGACACCATGATCTTGAACAATCTTCATAACCCTGTGCTTGAAACCATGAATATTAACAtcacctccttcaaagaaaactcTGTTTCTTTGAAACCACAACTCCTTAATGACAGTACAAGCAGAGATTATCCATACTTCATCAATGATAGGACTGTGCTGTTTAGCTGCAGAAAAAACTTCTGAAAAAGAGTATGGCATGGGAAATTGAAACATATTTCCAAGCCAATTCCAAACCTGAACACTGAATTCACAAAGCCACAATGTATGCTCCATAAAATCCTTCTCTGATTTGCAGATACAACATCTAGAAGGCATTTCATatccttgttttcttttcatGTCATCATTCACATAAACTCCTTGTAGAAGCTTCCAAATGTTGCTGGAAATAGTTGGGTGCAAAGATTTCCTCCATATATAATAAGACCAATCTACCTTGTCttccttgtgtcttattttctctaCTGCCTTTGCATTATTAAACATTCCACTACTATGTAGGTTCCATATTATGGAATCATTTCCACTGTGAATATGAGGCAAGTTATCAATCTATAACAAGTACTGCAACTGAGGATGTTTATATTCCATTTATCATTAATGATTAAGTCCTGAACTTTCAACTGCATATTTTTATGAACAAAATAAGTATAACCAATTTCATTAATTAGTGGGGATGATCCATACCAGTTATCAAACCATACTGAGATGCTAGCACCATTTCCAATCTTCCAAGAGATGTCTTCTTGTAAAGTAAGCCAAGCCCATTGCAAACCTGCCCTTACtgatgataatttccattttgGAAACCATACACCATATTTATCTTTGAACTTAGCTGTAAAAAACAGAGCCCATTCATCTGATGAGTATACCaatttccacatcattttcatcagcaaaattttgttaagaacttCTAGCCTTCTAATACCCAAGCCATCTTCAATATATGGCACACATATCTTCTTCCAAGATAAAGTTTTGTACTTTCTAACCTCTCCATCACCTGACCATAGAAAGTTCCTTATTAGTTTTTCACATATCTTAATAACTGAAGATGGCCATTTATAAACTGCCATATTGTAAAGAGGGTAGCTGCACAAAACTGTTTTTACAAGAATCAGTCTATCATGAAAAGATAATAATCTTCCTTTCCAAGCTGCAAGTTTGCTCTGAAGCATAAGAACTATTGGCCAGACCATTTCAGTAGTTACTCTTCCTGGAGCTAGAATGATACCAAGATACTTATCAGGCAAATTAGATATATCCATACCAGCTATGCTGCTAATTTGTTGCTTTCTGGTTGAATAAGTACCATCAATTAAACACTTGCTTTTGGTTTTGTTAATCATCTGGCCAGAGCTATGTTGATATTTGTCAATCAGCTTAAATAGACAAAACAAAGTCTTCTTAGCTCCATTACAGAATAAgaaaacatcatcagcaaaaaataagtgtGTTGGATATATTCCATTTCTAACTACCGTTGGAGTTATCTGCCCTGTATTAACCAAATTTGTGATATTTCTACTCAAtacatcttccatcaaaataaataaaataggggatAATGGATCACCCTGCCTAAGACCCCTATGCATTGAGAAAAATCGACATGGTCCTCCATTGACCATTACTAATAATTTTGCAGATTTAAACATGGTTAATAACCAATCACACCAAGATGATGAAAATCCATATTTGTGCATAACTTTAAGAAGAAAAGTCCAACTTACAAAATCATAAGCCTGTGATATGTCCAGTTTAAAAGCCACATTACCGTCTCTTCTCTTTTTCCTCATTTCATTTACCATCTCTGGAGCTAGAAATATTTGTTCTTGAATGCTTCTTCCTTTAACATAAGCATCCCGTTGTGATGAAATTAACTTCTCCATGAGTCCATTCATTCTGACAGAAATTATCTTTGTGAAAATTTTGAATAATACATTACTCAATCCAATTGGTCTATATTGACTTGCTTTCTTAGCACCTGCACATTTAGGAATGagggttaaaaaaaatttattcatGCCTTTGGGGATaaatcttcttctccaacaaaattgTATGGCATCTTTTAAATCCAATTGAATTATATCCCAACAACTTTTATAAAAGGATCCAGGAAATCCATCTGGACTAGGGGCACTATCTGAGTCcatttcaaaaacaattttcttGATTTCTTCAGTGGTGGGAATGGAGTCCAACATTTCTTGGTCTTCATCTGTAATAACTGAGGGAATAACATCAAGCAATTCTTCAGAAACATCAACATCTTGAGCTTCAAATTTTTGTTGAAAATGCTTGACTAAAGTATCTGCAATTTGAGATTGATCACTAATAATATTTCCATTTGCATCTTCTAGTTCACTAATTGTATTTCTTGCTTGTCTAATCTTCATTCTAGCATGGAAGTATGCAGTGTTTGCAGAACCATCTTTAATCCATTTTGCTCTTGATTTAAGTCTCATAAGAGTATTTGCTTGAACTTCTCTTGTTGCATGTTCATTTTGTGCTGCTACTAAGTTGGCTAAAAGATCTTCATTTAAGGGATTTTGATCAGATAACTCCATTGCTTTTTGAACTTTCTCTTCTCCTCCTTAATTTTTGTATTAATATTACCAAATACTCCAATTCCACTCACTTAAGAACTTTTTTAGCTTTTTTAGCTTCTGCATGAAAATAAAAGATGGATCACCAATAATATTCTCAGTCCATACTTTCTTCACTTCACTTAAGAATGATGGATGATCAATCCACATTTTCTGAAATTTCCAGGGAACATTCTTTGGTCTGGGTATGCTTGCACAACCACATAATAAAGGAGCATGATCTGAAACTATCCTCAATCCAACCTTATATCCCCAATCACCATACTTCTGTAACCATAAAGAATTGAAAACAACTCTATCTAGAACACATAGGATTCTTTTGTTCCTTGTTGACAATTGGACCAAGTGTATTGCTGACCTGTACTAGGAGCTTGAATTAAGTTACATTCATTAAGGCAATGAATAAAATCCATCATTGAAATTCTGTTTGGAGCTTTACCACCAAATTTCTCTTCAGGTGAAATTATAGCATTAAAATCACCAAAACAACCCATGGTTTTTGTAGCTGACTAATGATTTCCATCTCTGACCATAGAAACTTTCTTTGACTCTTTTTAACATGAGCATGAACACCAAAACTAATACTTCACCAATACTGACAGTTACCATTTGGCTAGACATTGAAATAACTTGAGGAGTAGATAAAGAAGCATTCCAGAATAACCATAAATTACCTTTTGTAGATGAGGTTGAATTATGTATCACCATACTTTTCATTCCAGGGAGATTTAATTGACTGCAAAAAGAAGCAAtacaagaaatttttggttctgcAACCCAAATTAGAGATGGGTTAAATTGATTCACCAAAGACCTTAGTTTATTCTGAGCCCTAGGTCTTCTTAGGCCCCGAATATTCCAATATATGATCTTCATCTTGGTGGTGGAGGATTTTTGGTACCTCCCTTACCATGATTTTGTCTGAGATTATGTTTCTTATTTGTAACAATTGGATTACCACCTTTAGCTGCACCTGGAGAATgttgagaagtggaagaagtagaAGTGGGATTAATCACTTTCTTTTCAACCACTTTTGACCATGAAGTAACCTTAACAGTTTCATCAGAGACTGTCCCTGTCTTTCCATCTACAAATTTGATTTGAGGAGTTTCTACAACATCAGCTGTCTTATCTTCATTAACCACAGTATCTTCAAGAATATTTTCTTGAACACATTCAAGAGGACTGAATCTCCCAGTAGTAGCATTGTGAATAATTTGATGAACTGGAACTGTTGGAGTAACATGAATTGTATGGATGACAGAGTCTTCATTTTCATCTGCTGATGTATCACAAATATCAAAGGGCAATGACCTAGTGACACTTGCTGAAGATAAAACATTCAAATTGTTTGTTGAACTTGATTTAGGCTGCTGAAGAATTTATGAGGAACTCTTAGGCTGTTGTGGAGTAATTATGTTTTCTGAATTAGTTTCATTCCTTTTTGCTTTTTCTACTATACATTCTGTGATAAAGTGACCTACCATTTTGCAGCTACTGCAGTATTTTGGACAATCTGGAATGGAAACCTCTTGAAAAAAACCCCATATTTAGTCCCAATCCATACTTTGTTTGGAATTGAAGAAGCAAAATCTACCTCAACCAAGACATTTGCATAATATCCAACATCACATTTAGTTGTTTCCTCATCAATTTTAATTGGAGTTCCTATTTCTTTACAaattttgaataaaattgattcacTCCAGAATTCAAGACTTAAACCTGGAAATCTCACCCAAACAAAAGCCTTAGAAGTTCTTTGACTGGTAGGTCGAAAATTATACACCCAATTTCTAACCTTCAAAATTTAATCTGTAACTTCCCATACTTGAGACTTGATGTAGTTACGGTCTGTAGCATTATCCAATTTGATGGTAAAGAAACCTCTACCTAATGGAATTAACTTACATTCCCCAGTTAATTTCCATTGGTTTCTAAGAATTATTGCAGCATCAACAAATTTGATCTTCTGTAAATTTAATCTACCAATTAAAGAAAAACGCCATGGATCTAAGCTTTTCTCAAATAGTTCATCAGGTAATTTCAATCGAAGGAATTTTCATTCCTTCTACTGAAGAAATATTATCAGACTCAGAGTTCGTTTTAGATCCCATTTTACGAAGTAAAACACCTGAGTTAAAACCAATTAATTACAGAAAACATGATGAATGATGTAAGATTCAACAAAATCACCTGAAATTAATGCTTGGTTGACCAGAAATCAAAAAACGATGAAGAGAAATTTTCCTAGTCCAGAACCGATTCCGTCGCCGAGTCCAGCACCGATTCCGAAACTTTTACTTcctatcaaagttcaattgtatcacaacttcgacaacaatcgacttctgcctcaccaataaggttttatgataattgcactcaaaaagaccgTTTTTTTAATCTCTCACGTGTGCAGacaggaataaagagagaaatcctgcacacGTTGAATGATTGGAAGGAgaaccttccgaaataatttctggcGACTCCACAGAATCATGGACAAAAATAATCTTCTTCttatgatctctaagaaaggaaatcaatcattatcaaggatgggagtactcacttaccttcacatcttATCGGCAATCAACACCACTCTTACAACATCCATAAAAATGTCTtcaatcttcggtcttcaactgttgatgatgaactcttgaactttgtagaatcttgacaatgtgtaACTCTTCtattcaatttccttgttgcttgaattttcctcttaaattcttcttttttaccatggtgtttattaaacaaaactaaaaacaaactgtaataaatattattattatttttttattacaatcacactgaaaataacaaaataataatgaaactactaaagccatggatgaaggactttatcacttaattcttcacaa
This is a stretch of genomic DNA from Papaver somniferum cultivar HN1 chromosome 1, ASM357369v1, whole genome shotgun sequence. It encodes these proteins:
- the LOC113355700 gene encoding uncharacterized protein LOC113355700, giving the protein MELSDQNPLNEDLLANLVAAQNEHATREVQANTLMRLKSRAKWIKDGSANTAYFHARMKIRQARNTISELEDANGNIISDQSQIADTLVKHFQQKFEAQDVDVSEELLDVIPSVITDEDQEMLDSIPTTEEIKKIVFEMDSDSAPSPDGFPGSFYKSAKKASQYRPIGLSNVLFKIFTKIISVRMNGLMEKLISSQRDAYVKGRSIQEQIFLAPEMVNEMRKKRRDGNVAFKLDISQAYDFVSWTFLLKVMHKYGFSSSWCDWLLTMFKSAKLLVMVNGGPCRFFSMHRGLRQGDPLSPILFILMEDVLSRNITNLVNTGQITPTVVRNGIYPTHLFFADDVFLFCNGAKKTLFCLFKLIDKYQHSSGQMINKTKSKCLIDGTYSTRKQQISSIAGMDISNLPDKYLGIILAPGRVTTEMVWPIVLMLQSKLAAWKGRLLSFHDRLILVKTVLCSYPLYNMAVYKWPSSVIKICEKLIRNFLWSGDGEVRKYKTLSWKKICVPYIEDGLGIRRLEVLNKILLMKMMWKLVYSSDEWALFFTAKFKDKYGVWFPKWKLSSVRAGLQWAWLTLQEDISWKIGNGASISVWFDNCGNDSIIWNLHSSGMFNNAKAVEKIRHKEDKVDWSYYIWRKSLHPTISSNIWKLLQGVYVNDDMKRKQGYEMPSRCCICKSEKDFMEHTLWLCEFSVQVWNWLGNMFQFPMPYSFSEVFSAAKQHSPIIDEVWIISACTVIKELWFQRNRVFFEGGDVNIHGFKHRVMKIVQDHGVRIKGVRWNNDYENQILSHFKIDS